CTATTTATGACTTGCTCAAAGGCGATTTTTGTGCCGTCCGGCGACCACCTGGGATGACGGGCTTCCCTGGTGTTGGGGATAAGGAACTTGCCTGTACCATCGGCATTGATAATGTAAAGCTCGGAATAACCTTGCGGTGTGCCTATAAAATAATCAGCATCAAAAACGATTTGCGAACCATCGGGAGACCAATCCGGCTATGCTTTTCGGCCGCTGTCATTTGTTATTTGGACAATATTGGTTCCGTCCGGAAACATGGTAAAAACTTGTGGATTACCATTGACTATTGAAGTAAAAGCAATCAGCGAATATGGCTCTTCACCATTTGCACCTGGTTGTGTCGGTGTGTTCTTCTCGCAACTCCAAATCGCCAGGAGTAATACCCCTAAAATAATGATCTTCGAAAATTTATACATAGACGCTCCTTTTATGATCGGTGAATTATACACGGATTTAATAATTTTGTTTCAGGAGTAAAACCAGAAGAGCATCTTCCGTTATCTCGGTTACTGGTTACAACCTTACAGACTCAATAAGCGTGGTTGCAATGCTGCCGGATGATATATTTTAACTCAAAAAAGAAGAGCGTCGCCTTTCTTTACTAAACCTCTCGTCCTGGGAGTTTAGTTAGTGTCTGACCGAAAACTCACCATTTGTAGA
This sequence is a window from candidate division KSB1 bacterium. Protein-coding genes within it:
- a CDS encoding PD40 domain-containing protein codes for the protein MVFDADYFIGTPQGYSELYIINADGTGKFLIPNTREARHPRWSPDGTKIAFEQVINRQLEYLRHKYGWFQ